The following proteins are co-located in the Verrucomicrobiia bacterium genome:
- a CDS encoding deoxyribodipyrimidine photo-lyase, whose translation MDKKTALVWYRRDLRMADNPALVEAARLGLAVVPVFIWAPEEEGDWAPGGAARVWLHESLKSLQMTLKERGLTLLIKKGPSLETLLRTAKECGAEAVFWNRCYEPALIERDKAVKAELQAKKIEAKSFSASLLFEPWEIKTQQGTPYKVFTPFWNQLLAKPEISKPLEEPKLKPAASAGNGLKIEALELLPSIPWDKGIRKAWTPGESRALQALEKFSSGPVNAYETGRDRPDETGTSRLSPHLHFGEISPRQIWHALRKNKKGLVYLRQIAWREFAYHLLYHFPHTPRDCMRPEFRAFPWERNARLLKAWQKGGTGYPIVDAGMRELWATGWMHNRVRMIAASFLVKDLLVRWQEGAAWFWDTLVDADLANNTLGWQWVGGCGADAAPYFRIFNPVSQGKKFDPQGVYVRRWVPELAGLDDKWIHEPWKAPAEVLEKAGVKLGRDYPEPGVDHEAARRRALMAYEKIKSGKNQTR comes from the coding sequence ATGGATAAAAAAACGGCGCTTGTATGGTATCGCAGAGACTTGCGCATGGCGGACAATCCCGCGCTTGTCGAAGCGGCTCGCCTGGGCCTTGCGGTTGTTCCCGTTTTCATCTGGGCGCCCGAAGAGGAAGGGGATTGGGCGCCCGGCGGCGCGGCCCGGGTCTGGCTGCACGAATCCCTGAAAAGTCTGCAAATGACCCTGAAGGAGCGCGGCCTCACGCTCCTGATCAAGAAAGGGCCCAGCCTCGAGACTTTGCTGCGGACGGCCAAGGAATGCGGCGCGGAAGCGGTGTTCTGGAACCGCTGCTACGAGCCGGCGCTGATCGAGCGCGACAAAGCCGTCAAAGCCGAGCTGCAGGCAAAAAAAATCGAGGCTAAAAGCTTTTCGGCATCGCTTCTTTTCGAGCCGTGGGAAATCAAAACCCAGCAGGGCACGCCGTACAAGGTTTTCACCCCATTCTGGAACCAGCTCCTCGCTAAGCCGGAAATTTCCAAGCCGCTGGAAGAGCCTAAGCTTAAGCCCGCGGCCTCCGCGGGCAACGGCCTCAAGATCGAGGCTTTGGAGCTGCTGCCTTCCATTCCCTGGGACAAAGGCATTCGCAAAGCCTGGACGCCGGGCGAATCCCGCGCACTGCAAGCCTTGGAAAAATTTTCCTCGGGGCCTGTGAACGCCTACGAAACCGGCCGCGACCGTCCTGACGAAACGGGGACCTCGCGCCTTTCCCCGCATCTTCATTTCGGCGAGATCAGTCCCCGTCAGATCTGGCATGCGCTGAGAAAAAACAAGAAAGGCCTGGTCTACCTGCGCCAGATTGCGTGGCGCGAATTCGCATACCATCTTCTTTATCATTTTCCCCATACGCCGCGTGATTGCATGCGTCCCGAATTCCGGGCTTTTCCCTGGGAACGCAATGCGCGCCTTCTGAAGGCCTGGCAAAAGGGCGGCACGGGTTATCCCATCGTAGACGCGGGCATGCGCGAACTTTGGGCCACGGGATGGATGCATAATCGCGTCCGCATGATCGCGGCGTCTTTTCTGGTCAAGGATCTTCTGGTCCGCTGGCAGGAAGGCGCGGCCTGGTTCTGGGACACGCTGGTGGACGCAGACCTTGCGAACAATACGCTGGGATGGCAATGGGTGGGCGGCTGCGGCGCGGACGCGGCGCCGTATTTCCGCATTTTCAATCCTGTGTCGCAGGGCAAGAAATTTGATCCCCAAGGCGTTTACGTTCGCCGGTGGGTTCCCGAGCTTGCGGGACTGGACGATAAGTGGATCCACGAACCTTGGAAAGCGCCGGCCGAAGTCCTGGAAAAGGCGGGCGTGAAATTAGGGCGCGATTATCCCGAGCCGGGGGTCGACCATGAAGCCGCGCGGCGCCGCGCGCTCATGGCCTACGAAAAAATAAAGAGCGGAAAAAATCAGACGAGATAG
- a CDS encoding glycosyltransferase family 2 protein, protein MPDAPELSIVVPCYNEEKNVPRLVERFASALAGRSGVEVVFVDNGSKDGTGAALDAAVSRHAFVRKAVVPENQGYGFGILCGLREARGQVLAWTHADLQADPSDVLKAYDAYRAAARETQKVLVKGHRRGRKPSEKFFSWGMQVLAGLALGFAVEEVNAQPKLFPRLFLGELENPPHDFSLDLYVLYMAEKKGYKIISIPVFFEERLHGEAKGGSGSSWPVRWKLMKRSFAYIFELRSQLQRKAA, encoded by the coding sequence ATGCCTGACGCGCCGGAACTTTCCATCGTCGTCCCCTGCTATAACGAAGAAAAAAACGTGCCGCGGCTCGTGGAGCGTTTTGCCTCCGCGCTAGCCGGACGTTCCGGTGTGGAGGTGGTTTTCGTGGACAATGGATCCAAGGACGGGACAGGAGCGGCGCTCGACGCGGCCGTGAGCCGCCATGCCTTCGTGAGGAAGGCCGTCGTCCCCGAAAACCAGGGCTATGGGTTCGGCATCCTTTGCGGTCTGCGGGAAGCGCGCGGCCAGGTCCTGGCCTGGACCCATGCCGACCTGCAGGCCGATCCCTCGGACGTGCTGAAAGCTTACGACGCTTACCGCGCGGCGGCGCGGGAAACGCAGAAAGTCCTCGTCAAAGGCCACCGCCGCGGCCGCAAGCCTTCGGAAAAATTTTTCTCCTGGGGCATGCAGGTGCTGGCGGGACTCGCGCTCGGCTTCGCCGTGGAAGAAGTCAACGCGCAGCCCAAGCTTTTCCCGCGGCTTTTTCTGGGCGAGCTGGAAAATCCACCGCATGATTTCTCGCTCGACCTCTACGTCCTGTACATGGCCGAAAAAAAAGGGTATAAAATTATTTCGATCCCCGTTTTTTTCGAGGAAAGGCTTCACGGCGAGGCCAAAGGCGGAAGCGGTTCCTCCTGGCCCGTGCGATGGAAGCTCATGAAACGTTCTTTCGCGTACATTTTCGAACTGCGCTCGCAACTCCAACGAAAGGCGGCCTGA
- a CDS encoding HAD family hydrolase has translation MAIKEFARRALSCKAVLLDLDNTLYEFAPCHAAALKKSHGLYAAKVRRISFSDFRRLYVRARAEVKKTTRGQAASHSRLLYFKRMLEETGAGRSTLALDLDRAYWKAYMDRMKIRPWVRPLLLRLRKKGTPIVIVTDMTAAWQLEKVKKLKLEGLVDFIVTSEEAGVEKPHAAIFKFALRKAGAKAGQAIMIGDDPRKDRTRLLDCYLV, from the coding sequence ATGGCGATAAAAGAATTCGCCCGCCGCGCGCTTTCCTGCAAAGCCGTCCTTCTCGACCTGGACAACACGCTGTATGAGTTCGCTCCCTGCCATGCGGCGGCGCTGAAGAAGTCGCACGGGCTGTACGCCGCGAAAGTGCGCCGGATTTCTTTTTCCGATTTCCGCCGGCTTTACGTCCGGGCGCGGGCGGAGGTCAAAAAAACAACGCGCGGCCAGGCAGCCTCGCATTCGAGGCTGCTTTATTTCAAAAGGATGCTGGAAGAGACCGGCGCCGGACGTTCCACGCTCGCCCTTGATCTGGACAGGGCTTACTGGAAGGCTTACATGGACCGGATGAAAATCCGGCCGTGGGTGCGCCCGCTCCTCCTCCGGCTTCGGAAAAAAGGGACGCCGATCGTTATCGTGACAGACATGACGGCCGCCTGGCAGCTGGAGAAAGTAAAAAAATTAAAGCTGGAGGGCCTTGTTGATTTTATCGTGACATCAGAAGAAGCGGGTGTGGAAAAACCCCATGCCGCTATTTTCAAGTTCGCGCTGCGCAAGGCCGGGGCCAAGGCCGGGCAGGCCATCATGATCGGCGACGATCCCCGTAAGGACCGCACACGTCTCCTCGACTGCTATCTCGTCTGA